In Paenibacillus ihbetae, the following are encoded in one genomic region:
- a CDS encoding GNAT family N-acetyltransferase — protein sequence MTIDIRKCTLEDLGLLQDISVGTFHETFKDQNSPESMKAYLDRAFNLNQLEKEMRNSSSEFYFIYYNGEIAGYLKVNTDDAQTEMMGHDSLEIERIYVKSRYQKHGLGKLLFNKAMDIALARNKPNVWLGVWERNENAIAFYKKMGFVQTGAHTFYMGDEEQRDFIMTKTCIDH from the coding sequence TTGACTATAGATATAAGAAAATGCACGCTGGAAGACCTAGGCTTACTTCAAGATATTAGTGTCGGAACATTTCATGAGACATTTAAGGATCAGAATTCACCTGAAAGTATGAAGGCGTATTTAGACAGAGCATTTAACTTAAACCAATTAGAAAAAGAGATGCGCAATAGCTCGTCGGAATTTTATTTTATCTATTATAATGGGGAGATCGCAGGATACTTAAAGGTAAACACCGATGATGCTCAAACCGAAATGATGGGTCATGATTCACTTGAAATCGAGAGAATATATGTTAAGAGCCGATATCAAAAGCATGGGCTGGGTAAGCTTCTGTTCAATAAAGCCATGGACATCGCGCTCGCACGTAATAAACCAAACGTTTGGCTTGGCGTTTGGGAGCGTAATGAAAATGCCATTGCTTTTTATAAGAAAATGGGGTTTGTTCAAACTGGTGCCCACACATTCTACATGGGAGACGAAGAGCAGAGGGATTTCATTATGACCAAAACCTGCATAGACCACTGA
- a CDS encoding EcsC family protein, which yields MSYEHKVQRELADWEHKLFRPPGWLEKTSKTIGNRINHWIPPKVHNIITTTIRSIVRTALFGAEYTPSRQVERTLDLEAADQEAQELFALYQKIAVAEGAGTGAGGIMLSMVDFPALIAIKMKFLFELAHVYGYDTKHFSERVFILKVFQMTFSGPENRAKLLKSVKHWHIEKEQWMSDTEYARDMDWETFQIEYRDAMDFRKMLQMVPGIGAVAGAWANYTILEELRESAMNAYRLRRLHDDFVIVG from the coding sequence ATGAGCTACGAACATAAAGTACAGAGGGAACTTGCCGACTGGGAACACAAGTTGTTCAGACCGCCCGGATGGCTGGAAAAAACATCGAAAACAATCGGCAATCGAATTAATCATTGGATTCCCCCGAAGGTGCACAATATCATTACGACCACCATTCGATCGATCGTGCGCACGGCATTGTTCGGCGCGGAATATACGCCGAGTCGGCAGGTGGAGCGTACTTTGGACCTCGAGGCTGCGGATCAAGAAGCGCAGGAATTATTTGCCCTGTACCAAAAAATTGCGGTTGCCGAAGGCGCTGGAACGGGAGCAGGCGGCATTATGCTTAGCATGGTGGACTTTCCCGCTTTAATTGCGATCAAGATGAAATTTCTGTTCGAGCTGGCTCATGTTTACGGCTATGACACCAAGCATTTCTCTGAGCGGGTATTCATTCTCAAGGTGTTCCAAATGACGTTCTCCGGACCGGAAAACCGTGCGAAGCTGCTCAAATCCGTCAAGCATTGGCATATCGAAAAGGAACAATGGATGTCCGACACCGAGTACGCCCGAGATATGGACTGGGAGACATTTCAGATCGAGTATCGCGACGCCATGGACTTCCGGAAAATGCTGCAGATGGTGCCTGGGATCGGCGCTGTCGCAGGAGCTTGGGCAAATTACACCATTCTTGAGGAGCTGCGTGAATCCGCCATGAATGCTTACCGCCTTCGCAGATTGCACGATGATTTTGTCATTGTAGGTTAA
- a CDS encoding phosphotransferase enzyme family protein has translation MKYNEVIQIMDAHFLPSVMELYGLEGYEIQLIPPHEGGRNIVYVLEKEGADAKILRIAFLPDRSRDDFLAEVEYIRYLFKHGGSVSNVISSLNGNLLEEITHNQYLFFICLFEKAKGKRLAENHYRYREGVAISEYYYNCGKVLGKLHQLSTQYTPVHHRHHFFDKFNAEYIDKLIPDSLSLLKKKLAELLHALEGLDRSHETYGMIHFDYNDGNYSIDYDTGQITVYDFDNSCFGWYMYDLASVWRNGMGWIQFEPDAGKRKAFMDDYFETVLEGYRSETKLEDTMLDQLPLFIQACVMENIVDAFEVMHNTGEEPGCDEELSYLIKCMEDDIPYIGFFHEIYSCKEPFEYEERKI, from the coding sequence ATGAAATATAACGAGGTTATTCAAATCATGGATGCACATTTCCTTCCATCCGTTATGGAATTGTACGGGTTGGAGGGTTATGAAATCCAGCTAATTCCACCCCATGAAGGAGGGCGGAATATCGTTTATGTTCTTGAGAAAGAAGGAGCCGACGCAAAAATACTCCGAATCGCTTTTTTACCTGATAGAAGCCGGGATGATTTTCTGGCCGAGGTTGAGTATATCCGCTATTTATTTAAGCACGGAGGCAGCGTATCCAATGTAATCAGCTCCCTGAATGGGAATCTGCTTGAGGAGATTACCCATAATCAATATCTCTTCTTTATCTGCCTGTTTGAAAAGGCTAAAGGGAAAAGGCTTGCGGAAAATCATTATCGGTACCGAGAGGGAGTTGCAATATCCGAATACTATTACAACTGCGGTAAAGTTTTGGGGAAGCTCCACCAATTATCAACACAATACACGCCTGTCCACCATCGGCATCATTTTTTTGACAAATTCAATGCCGAATATATCGATAAACTGATTCCTGACTCCCTATCACTGCTGAAGAAGAAGCTGGCAGAGCTCCTTCATGCATTAGAAGGATTGGACAGAAGCCATGAGACTTACGGTATGATCCATTTTGATTACAACGATGGAAATTATTCGATCGATTATGATACCGGGCAAATCACGGTATACGATTTCGATAATTCATGCTTCGGCTGGTATATGTATGACTTGGCCAGTGTATGGAGAAACGGAATGGGCTGGATCCAGTTCGAACCAGACGCCGGTAAACGTAAAGCCTTTATGGATGATTACTTTGAAACGGTCCTTGAGGGATACAGATCTGAGACCAAGCTCGAAGATACGATGTTGGATCAGCTGCCATTATTTATTCAGGCATGCGTCATGGAAAATATTGTGGATGCATTCGAAGTGATGCACAATACGGGTGAGGAGCCGGGGTGTGACGAGGAGCTGTCGTATCTAATAAAA
- the nirB gene encoding nitrite reductase large subunit NirB, with amino-acid sequence MQRKKLIVVGNGMAGIKCVEEILKLAPEHFDITIFGAEAFPNYNRILLSKVLQGEHALQDIILNDWSWYEQHGIRLLTGEPVRHIDAKRRFVETASGLRETYDALILATGSSPFIPPIPGTDKEGVISFRTIDDCERMSEMSKSYRKAAVIGGGLLGLEAARGLLHLGMETRVVHNAPYIMNRQLDRVAADMLQRELESQGMQFYLAKNTTRITGRTRAQGLRFMDGARLDADVVVLAVGIRPNIELAQRSGILTRRAIVVDDFMRTSDPNIFAVGECAEHRGVSYGLVAPLYEQGRVLARVICGHETEPYNGSIPSSQLKISDVDVFSAGVISGEGVETAVQNYDAICGTYKKVTMHNGKIAGAILFGDTAEGAALLAFVKRGAAVAELLLRERAASPAEAAAEALPDHETVCACNRVSKAAIIHAITDHDLTSAEEVKAHTKASASCGGCRPMVVGIVQYMQSSRTKDKPQKQKEVGTPAEAPVCDCTVHGHPSMKQAITDAVNEGCRTIPDIMSHLGWKKAGGCTLCLPIIRFYLEMAGDVNDEERIAARKAHSHVSYADQSYYQGVRIRIDEGEASDPIAAGIQRIGERLRSSWQNVTLPYPVSAGVSYGTGSPIGILVQGIGISASPAGWEAYLGGHAEHPVREGQLIGVAEREEDVVRLVSACLQWYRQNGFYDEPLWAWVERTDVLAIREIVLDEEMQRELAEKLSRRSLKAYAG; translated from the coding sequence ATGCAGCGAAAAAAACTTATAGTCGTCGGGAATGGCATGGCGGGGATAAAGTGTGTTGAAGAAATCCTAAAGCTTGCTCCGGAGCACTTTGATATTACGATATTCGGAGCCGAGGCCTTTCCAAACTATAATCGGATCCTCTTATCCAAAGTCCTGCAAGGTGAACATGCGCTGCAGGATATTATTCTGAACGACTGGTCCTGGTATGAGCAGCATGGGATCCGCTTGTTGACTGGTGAGCCCGTTCGTCATATCGATGCCAAACGGCGTTTCGTCGAGACAGCCTCCGGCCTACGCGAAACGTATGATGCATTAATCCTGGCAACCGGCTCATCTCCATTCATACCGCCTATCCCAGGAACGGATAAGGAAGGGGTTATATCCTTTCGAACGATTGACGATTGCGAGAGAATGTCCGAAATGTCCAAATCCTATAGAAAAGCGGCTGTCATTGGCGGAGGGCTGTTAGGCTTGGAAGCAGCTCGCGGGCTGCTTCATCTTGGTATGGAGACCCGGGTGGTTCATAACGCACCTTATATCATGAATCGACAGCTGGATCGCGTCGCTGCGGATATGCTTCAGCGAGAACTCGAGAGCCAAGGGATGCAATTTTATTTGGCGAAAAACACCACGCGAATTACAGGACGAACAAGGGCGCAGGGGCTTCGGTTTATGGACGGAGCGCGGCTTGATGCGGATGTGGTCGTCCTCGCCGTGGGGATCAGGCCGAACATAGAGCTGGCCCAAAGAAGCGGTATTCTAACGCGGAGGGCGATCGTCGTAGATGACTTCATGAGAACAAGCGATCCGAACATTTTTGCCGTAGGGGAATGCGCGGAACACCGGGGAGTAAGTTACGGCCTGGTAGCCCCCTTATATGAGCAGGGGAGGGTGCTTGCCCGCGTCATCTGCGGACACGAGACTGAGCCCTATAACGGGTCGATCCCGTCCTCCCAGCTTAAAATATCGGATGTAGATGTTTTTTCCGCCGGCGTAATCTCGGGTGAAGGGGTTGAAACCGCTGTTCAGAATTATGATGCCATTTGCGGCACATACAAAAAAGTAACCATGCACAACGGCAAGATTGCCGGGGCAATTCTGTTCGGGGATACGGCGGAAGGAGCTGCATTGCTGGCATTTGTGAAACGGGGTGCGGCCGTAGCAGAGCTTCTCTTGCGTGAGCGTGCTGCCAGCCCGGCGGAAGCGGCGGCTGAAGCGCTGCCGGACCATGAAACGGTGTGCGCTTGCAACCGTGTCAGCAAAGCGGCGATCATTCATGCCATAACCGACCACGATTTAACAAGTGCCGAAGAAGTTAAGGCGCATACTAAAGCATCTGCTTCTTGCGGCGGATGCCGGCCTATGGTGGTTGGAATTGTCCAATATATGCAAAGCAGTAGAACGAAGGATAAGCCGCAGAAACAAAAGGAAGTCGGAACCCCGGCGGAAGCTCCTGTATGCGATTGTACGGTTCATGGTCATCCGTCAATGAAGCAAGCCATTACTGACGCAGTGAATGAAGGCTGTCGTACCATCCCGGACATCATGTCGCATCTGGGCTGGAAGAAGGCGGGCGGATGTACCCTATGCCTCCCGATCATACGATTCTATCTGGAAATGGCGGGCGATGTTAACGATGAAGAGCGGATAGCGGCTAGGAAGGCACATAGCCATGTTTCTTATGCAGATCAATCGTATTATCAGGGCGTGCGGATACGGATTGACGAGGGGGAAGCTTCCGACCCGATCGCGGCTGGCATTCAGCGCATTGGGGAAAGGCTCCGCAGCAGCTGGCAAAATGTAACGCTTCCTTATCCGGTAAGTGCCGGCGTGTCATATGGGACAGGGTCGCCCATTGGAATTCTTGTCCAGGGGATCGGGATCTCAGCTTCCCCCGCGGGTTGGGAGGCGTATCTCGGCGGACATGCGGAGCATCCTGTCCGTGAAGGACAGCTGATCGGTGTTGCAGAGCGCGAGGAAGACGTCGTTCGGCTCGTATCCGCTTGTCTGCAGTGGTATCGGCAGAACGGCTTCTACGATGAACCGCTGTGGGCGTGGGTGGAACGTACAGATGTCCTTGCGATCCGGGAGATTGTGCTTGACGAAGAGATGCAGCGTGAGCTTGCAGAAAAGCTGTCGCGACGTTCGTTGAAAGCTTATGCCGGTTAA
- the nasC gene encoding assimilatory nitrate reductase catalytic subunit NasC produces MVHTDLDIERASAQVETQCPFCSVQCKMTVTEVETGVSGQRRTAYQIEGVPNAASQGRVCVKGMNAHQHAVHSQRLLEPLIRVNGELVPCSWDEAIHVISHRLQTISDQYGTDANAVYGGGSLTNETAYLLGKFARVALGTKYIDYNGRFCMSAAASAGSKTFGIDRGLTFRLTDIPMARCIVLAGTNIAECQPTLLPYFNQAKENGAKIVVIDPRKTATAAIADIHLPIKPGTDALLADAMLSIIMDEGFVDEAFIRARTNGYDELRAYMNGFNLNRAADLCGLELEQIREAARAYGMADTGMILTARGVEQQTDGHLAVRHFLNLVLATGKIGREGCGYGAVTGQGNGQGGREHGQKADQLPGYRSIENEEDRKYVASVWGVEASSLPGKGVSAYEMMELVHQGEIKSLFVMGSNPVVSNPNAGHVVEGLKSLHLLVVADMFMSETAQLADIVLPVTSYLENEGTLTNLEGRVLLRKAGREAPGESRHDWRILCSIADQLGKGRYFRFNGPEEIFNELRLASKGGVADYYGITYDRLRREEGVYWPCPSTEEAGIGLLFQQSFAHPDGKAVFTITEGERWEGVSEEYPLILTNGRVLSHYLTGVQTRRSPSLLARELENFAEIHPITAQRYRVRDGEWVEVVSEHGSFTVRCRVGDSIRQDTLFVPMHWGGVQNVNHATRPELDPFCKMPGFKTAAVRIRSLYFR; encoded by the coding sequence ATGGTTCATACGGATTTGGATATAGAGAGAGCTTCTGCCCAGGTAGAGACTCAATGTCCTTTTTGCAGTGTACAGTGTAAGATGACGGTTACTGAAGTGGAGACAGGCGTTTCGGGTCAGCGCCGAACTGCCTACCAGATTGAAGGAGTGCCAAACGCTGCCTCCCAGGGCAGAGTTTGCGTCAAAGGCATGAATGCGCATCAGCATGCTGTCCACTCGCAGCGGTTGCTGGAACCACTGATCCGTGTCAACGGCGAGCTCGTTCCTTGTTCCTGGGACGAGGCGATTCACGTGATAAGCCATCGGTTACAGACGATTTCAGACCAGTACGGTACTGATGCGAATGCCGTATACGGCGGTGGATCGCTGACCAACGAAACGGCCTATTTGCTCGGCAAATTTGCCAGAGTGGCGCTCGGCACGAAATATATCGATTATAACGGTCGTTTCTGCATGTCGGCAGCGGCCTCTGCGGGGAGTAAAACCTTTGGGATTGACAGGGGACTGACGTTCAGGCTGACCGATATTCCTATGGCCCGCTGCATTGTGCTCGCCGGTACCAATATCGCAGAGTGCCAGCCGACGCTGCTGCCGTATTTTAACCAAGCGAAAGAGAACGGAGCGAAGATCGTGGTCATCGACCCGCGGAAAACGGCGACAGCGGCCATTGCGGATATCCACCTGCCGATCAAACCAGGTACAGATGCTTTGCTGGCTGATGCCATGCTTAGCATCATCATGGATGAGGGCTTCGTGGATGAAGCATTTATTCGGGCCAGAACAAATGGTTATGATGAGCTGCGAGCCTATATGAACGGGTTCAATTTGAATCGGGCTGCTGATCTATGCGGATTGGAGCTGGAGCAGATCCGGGAGGCTGCAAGGGCCTATGGCATGGCGGACACAGGAATGATATTGACCGCCCGGGGGGTAGAACAGCAGACGGATGGGCACCTTGCGGTTCGGCATTTTCTTAACCTGGTGTTAGCCACAGGCAAAATCGGCAGGGAAGGCTGCGGATATGGAGCCGTCACCGGTCAGGGGAATGGACAGGGCGGAAGAGAGCATGGGCAAAAGGCTGATCAGCTGCCGGGCTACAGATCGATCGAGAATGAGGAGGACCGTAAGTACGTTGCCTCCGTATGGGGTGTTGAAGCTTCAAGCTTACCTGGAAAAGGCGTCTCGGCCTATGAGATGATGGAGCTTGTTCATCAGGGCGAGATCAAATCTCTCTTCGTGATGGGATCCAATCCCGTGGTTTCGAATCCGAACGCCGGGCATGTGGTGGAAGGCTTGAAGAGCCTTCATCTGCTGGTGGTTGCCGATATGTTCATGTCCGAAACGGCCCAATTGGCTGACATCGTGCTGCCGGTGACCTCCTATTTGGAGAATGAAGGGACACTGACCAATCTGGAGGGGCGGGTCCTTCTGCGGAAAGCCGGCCGTGAAGCGCCCGGTGAGTCGCGTCATGACTGGAGGATCCTCTGCTCCATAGCAGACCAACTGGGAAAGGGAAGGTATTTTCGCTTCAACGGGCCTGAAGAGATATTTAACGAGCTGAGGCTGGCGAGCAAAGGCGGGGTTGCTGATTATTACGGCATCACGTATGACCGATTGCGCAGGGAGGAAGGGGTGTACTGGCCTTGCCCCTCTACCGAGGAGGCTGGGATCGGCTTGCTGTTCCAGCAATCGTTCGCCCACCCGGACGGGAAGGCCGTTTTCACCATTACAGAAGGAGAGCGCTGGGAAGGAGTGTCCGAGGAATACCCGCTAATCCTAACCAATGGACGTGTATTGTCCCATTATCTGACCGGAGTGCAGACCCGGAGAAGCCCATCTTTACTTGCACGCGAGCTGGAGAATTTCGCAGAGATTCATCCGATTACCGCGCAGCGGTACCGGGTACGGGACGGGGAGTGGGTCGAAGTTGTGTCCGAGCATGGCTCTTTTACGGTCCGCTGCAGAGTTGGAGATTCTATTCGGCAAGATACCCTGTTTGTCCCTATGCATTGGGGTGGGGTACAGAACGTCAATCATGCTACCCGGCCGGAGCTGGACCCCTTCTGCAAAATGCCGGGGTTCAAGACCGCTGCCGTTCGGATTCGATCTCTCTATTTCAGGTAA
- a CDS encoding MarR family winged helix-turn-helix transcriptional regulator — MGILREIGMIARALDSISNIEFKEYDLTKGQYLYLVRVCENPGIIQEKLAEMIKVDRTTAARAIKKLELHGFIEKKDDQHNHKIKKLFPTEKGKYVYPFIIKEHEYSNRVALEGLSESEAEDLLNLLQRVRKNVEKDWEFVKKGNKRLY; from the coding sequence ATGGGAATTCTTCGTGAAATTGGAATGATCGCCAGAGCATTAGATTCGATCAGCAATATTGAATTTAAAGAATATGACCTAACCAAGGGACAGTATTTATACCTTGTGAGAGTGTGCGAGAATCCGGGAATCATTCAAGAGAAGCTGGCTGAGATGATAAAAGTCGATCGGACAACCGCAGCCCGTGCGATAAAGAAGCTTGAGCTTCATGGCTTTATTGAAAAGAAAGATGATCAGCATAATCATAAAATCAAAAAGCTCTTCCCAACAGAGAAGGGGAAATACGTGTATCCTTTTATAATAAAAGAGCATGAATATTCCAATCGGGTTGCGTTAGAGGGGTTATCTGAAAGCGAGGCAGAAGACCTGTTGAATCTCTTGCAGAGGGTCAGAAAGAACGTAGAGAAAGACTGGGAGTTTGTGAAGAAGGGCAACAAGCGACTGTATTGA
- a CDS encoding glycoside hydrolase family 64 protein, which translates to MMRKGFSYMLVVSLLLTCCTFFGTKAEAADYTQGVERSGNTATIWFKSSVNTSWVDVHYKVNDGVQQNLRMAYNAGKSRYEQAITGIAAGNVIAYWFTYNNGTPAYDTNIFTYTAGSTPDPPSSGSIYDILPSSIPMPPNGAVSVKIMNGTRGAYNDQQIYWGVLGINPVNGRWSYLDLNGNLIPISNALNDAPGHLTKNGVHYANIYHKVSDASWFTLPQITSGRMFLSVGSPMYLKTFDYGFAGPDLNNPTDPNRDIIFDFVEFTVDHAGYHGNTTRVDGFGFPIQHRLVNQSGSFDQTVGELESETRSGIFAKFQAEVPAEFKSLATVQAPYRIVAPIHGSFAQGGANANYFAGYAPYSTQDIFRCDGALTDAATCAAINRHVYPTSDWNNVSNYYQGAPANYYAKFWHDHSINRLAYGFAYDDVNGQAAYLEVGDPKGLIIRVGW; encoded by the coding sequence ATGATGCGAAAGGGATTCTCTTATATGCTGGTTGTGTCGCTTCTGCTAACCTGCTGTACCTTCTTCGGTACGAAGGCGGAAGCCGCAGACTATACGCAGGGCGTCGAACGATCCGGAAACACAGCTACCATATGGTTCAAATCGTCCGTCAACACGAGTTGGGTGGATGTTCATTACAAAGTGAATGACGGCGTGCAGCAAAATTTGAGAATGGCGTACAACGCTGGCAAATCCCGATACGAACAAGCGATCACAGGCATAGCCGCTGGCAACGTCATTGCGTATTGGTTTACTTATAATAACGGAACCCCAGCCTACGACACCAATATCTTTACGTACACCGCTGGTTCCACGCCAGATCCCCCTTCATCCGGTTCCATATATGACATTCTCCCGTCCTCGATTCCCATGCCGCCAAACGGTGCTGTTTCCGTAAAGATCATGAACGGGACCCGTGGCGCTTACAACGACCAGCAAATATACTGGGGCGTCCTCGGCATCAATCCGGTCAATGGTCGTTGGAGTTACCTGGATTTGAATGGAAATCTCATCCCGATCTCGAACGCCTTGAATGATGCGCCAGGGCACTTAACCAAGAACGGGGTCCATTACGCCAACATTTACCACAAGGTCAGCGATGCTTCCTGGTTTACCTTGCCTCAGATCACATCGGGCCGAATGTTTCTTAGTGTCGGTTCCCCAATGTATCTGAAAACCTTCGATTATGGATTTGCCGGACCCGATCTGAATAATCCGACGGATCCCAACCGCGATATTATTTTCGATTTCGTTGAATTCACGGTTGACCATGCCGGCTATCACGGCAATACGACACGCGTCGATGGGTTCGGTTTTCCGATCCAGCATCGGCTAGTCAACCAGTCCGGTTCTTTTGACCAAACCGTAGGTGAGCTTGAATCCGAGACTCGAAGCGGAATATTCGCCAAATTCCAGGCTGAGGTTCCTGCCGAATTCAAATCGCTGGCAACGGTTCAAGCTCCATATCGCATCGTTGCGCCAATTCACGGCTCTTTCGCCCAGGGCGGAGCAAATGCCAACTATTTCGCCGGGTACGCGCCGTATAGTACACAGGATATTTTCCGGTGCGACGGCGCTTTGACGGATGCTGCAACGTGCGCAGCCATCAATCGCCATGTATATCCGACGAGCGACTGGAACAACGTGTCGAATTACTATCAAGGCGCACCGGCCAATTATTACGCAAAATTCTGGCACGATCACAGCATAAACCGCTTGGCCTATGGATTTGCATATGATGATGTCAACGGCCAAGCTGCTTATCTCGAAGTGGGCGATCCGAAGGGCCTGATTATTCGTGTAGGATGGTAA